The following coding sequences are from one bacterium SCSIO 12741 window:
- a CDS encoding BamA/TamA family outer membrane protein: protein MKQGLLIILFLLSLTFSGFAQIEIGGNAVDYTEPKEYRIGGVTVSGAKKLDASALVMISGLKVGRRITVPGDEISKAVKKLWKQGLFEDVKVSYTRIQGENIFLDIYIKEQPRLSYFEFEGSARKSEVNDIRDDIELYREKIVTENLIQTTREKVKSYYIQKGFLNADVRIEQRVDPKLDDHVILTVYIEKEKKVKINSITISDNKNMTSYVLKRAMKETREKSNFEPFYDLEGMIIDASSSTVSSKDSTNAGRIMWDYATDNIHLNIFKSSKFIESNYDADKKAIIERYKSYGYRDAKIVKDSIYPHDEKTINIELAIDEGPQYFIRNIKWIGNTKFNTYRLRSILGIWKGDIYNPNLLEQRLFMDPMGQDISSLYMDEGYLFFQVTPVEVYVENDSVDIEIRMYEGQQARINKVYVAGNTKTNDHVIYREIRTYPGNLFSRSDIMRSQRELSVLGFFDPQAMNVTPMPNPENGTVDIEYTVAEKPSDQIELSGGFGGGRIVGSAGISFTNFSLRNLLNFKEWRPLPSGDGQKLSIRGQTSGRWFSSINMSFTEPWLGGKKPISFTFSGYYSVQTNGERRRIENDRGQKIDNPARRHINIAGVSVGLGKQLKWPDDYFILRHEFSYQNYEMKDWNAFIFDNGFSNNLFYKVTLNRNSLGGGNGIVYPTHGSDIKVSMQLTPPYSAFNNKDYTALEDQEKYRWIEYYKWKVTCDWYTPIIPKQNLVLKAKVGFGFLGYYNGDIGPAPFERFYLGVVV, encoded by the coding sequence ATGAAGCAAGGCCTTCTCATAATTCTGTTTTTACTTTCTCTGACCTTTAGTGGGTTCGCTCAAATTGAGATTGGAGGTAATGCCGTTGATTATACCGAACCCAAAGAATACAGGATTGGTGGTGTAACCGTATCTGGAGCCAAAAAACTGGACGCCAGTGCACTGGTTATGATCTCCGGTTTGAAAGTGGGTCGTCGAATTACCGTTCCTGGTGATGAAATTTCGAAAGCCGTAAAAAAACTATGGAAGCAAGGACTCTTTGAAGATGTCAAGGTGAGCTATACCCGAATTCAGGGAGAAAACATCTTTTTGGACATCTACATCAAGGAGCAACCCCGTCTCTCCTATTTTGAGTTTGAAGGAAGTGCCCGTAAATCAGAAGTCAACGATATTCGTGATGACATCGAACTCTACCGGGAAAAGATTGTAACCGAGAATCTAATCCAAACAACCCGGGAAAAAGTAAAAAGCTACTACATCCAGAAAGGATTTTTGAATGCTGATGTAAGAATTGAGCAGCGGGTAGATCCCAAATTGGATGACCATGTTATTCTGACCGTATACATCGAAAAAGAGAAAAAGGTAAAAATCAACTCCATCACGATTTCCGACAACAAAAACATGACCAGCTACGTGCTAAAGCGGGCCATGAAGGAAACTCGTGAGAAAAGCAACTTTGAGCCTTTCTACGATTTAGAAGGCATGATAATCGATGCCTCCTCGTCCACCGTTTCCTCCAAAGACTCGACGAATGCCGGACGTATCATGTGGGACTACGCCACCGACAATATCCACCTCAATATTTTTAAGTCTTCCAAGTTTATCGAAAGCAACTACGATGCGGACAAGAAGGCCATCATTGAGCGCTATAAATCCTACGGTTACCGCGATGCCAAAATCGTAAAGGACTCCATTTATCCGCACGACGAAAAGACCATTAACATTGAGCTGGCCATTGATGAAGGGCCACAATACTTTATCCGTAACATCAAGTGGATTGGTAATACCAAGTTTAACACGTATCGACTTCGAAGTATTTTGGGTATTTGGAAAGGAGACATCTACAACCCCAATTTGCTGGAGCAACGCTTGTTCATGGACCCAATGGGGCAAGACATTTCGTCTTTGTATATGGATGAGGGATACTTATTCTTCCAGGTAACTCCGGTAGAGGTATACGTAGAGAATGATTCTGTGGATATCGAAATCCGCATGTACGAAGGACAACAAGCCCGAATCAACAAAGTGTATGTTGCGGGAAACACCAAAACCAACGACCACGTTATTTACCGGGAGATTCGGACCTATCCGGGCAACCTGTTTAGCCGAAGCGACATTATGCGTTCGCAGCGTGAACTATCCGTACTTGGGTTCTTTGACCCGCAGGCGATGAACGTGACACCCATGCCAAATCCAGAGAACGGAACAGTAGACATCGAGTATACCGTAGCTGAAAAGCCTTCCGATCAGATTGAGCTTTCGGGTGGATTTGGAGGAGGTCGTATTGTGGGTTCTGCTGGTATCTCCTTTACCAACTTTTCGCTGAGAAACCTTTTGAATTTTAAAGAATGGCGACCTCTTCCGAGTGGTGATGGACAGAAACTATCGATCCGAGGTCAAACCAGTGGACGTTGGTTCTCCTCGATCAACATGTCGTTTACGGAGCCTTGGTTAGGGGGTAAAAAACCCATTTCCTTTACCTTCTCCGGATACTACTCCGTTCAGACGAATGGTGAAAGACGTCGAATAGAAAACGACCGTGGACAGAAAATTGACAACCCAGCCCGTAGACACATCAACATTGCCGGTGTATCCGTAGGATTAGGAAAGCAGCTTAAATGGCCGGATGATTACTTCATCCTCCGCCATGAGTTTAGCTATCAGAACTACGAGATGAAGGACTGGAATGCCTTCATTTTTGACAATGGTTTTTCCAATAACCTGTTCTACAAAGTCACACTTAACCGTAACTCTTTAGGTGGTGGAAACGGAATCGTATATCCAACTCACGGATCCGACATCAAGGTTTCCATGCAGTTGACTCCACCCTACTCGGCCTTTAACAACAAAGACTACACGGCCCTTGAAGACCAGGAGAAGTATCGCTGGATTGAGTACTACAAGTGGAAAGTAACCTGCGACTGGTACACCCCAATTATTCCGAAACAAAACCTGGTATTGAAAGCCAAGGTAGGATTTGGATTCCTGGGATACTACAACGGAGACATTGGACCAGCACCATTCGAACGCTTCTACTTAGGGGTAGTGGTTTGA
- a CDS encoding isoprenyl transferase, whose product MDVKDKIDAHNVPNHIAIIMDGNGRWARKIGKARIFGHRSAIKAVRNAVEASAEIGVKNLTLYAFSTENWNRPKREVNALMELLVNSMTKELPTLEKNNIRLMTIGDTDSLPPKCHAHLLDTMEKTKDNKRMNLILALSYSSRWEIMNAVKKVISDAKHNNLDENEFTEDDFKQYLSTANIPDPELMIRTSGEQRISNFLLWQLAYTELIFLEKLWPDFTKDDLYLSVLKYQGRERRFGKTSEQVQPG is encoded by the coding sequence ATGGACGTGAAAGACAAGATAGACGCGCACAATGTACCCAACCACATTGCCATCATTATGGATGGAAATGGCCGTTGGGCCAGAAAGATTGGCAAGGCCCGAATTTTTGGCCACCGAAGCGCAATTAAAGCCGTTCGGAATGCGGTAGAAGCCAGTGCAGAAATCGGAGTAAAAAACCTGACACTGTACGCATTCTCTACCGAAAACTGGAACCGTCCAAAAAGAGAAGTAAATGCTTTGATGGAGCTGCTCGTCAATTCCATGACCAAAGAACTTCCTACCCTGGAGAAAAACAACATTCGCCTGATGACCATTGGCGACACCGATTCTCTTCCACCCAAATGCCACGCTCATTTGCTTGACACCATGGAAAAAACCAAGGACAACAAGCGGATGAATTTGATTCTGGCTTTGAGCTACAGTTCACGCTGGGAGATCATGAACGCGGTGAAAAAGGTAATTTCTGATGCCAAGCACAACAATCTGGATGAAAATGAGTTTACCGAAGATGATTTCAAACAATACCTCAGTACGGCGAACATTCCAGATCCTGAACTCATGATCAGAACAAGTGGAGAGCAGCGCATCAGCAACTTCCTACTCTGGCAGTTGGCCTATACGGAATTGATCTTTTTGGAAAAACTCTGGCCGGATTTTACCAAGGATGATTTATACCTATCTGTGTTGAAGTATCAGGGACGAGAAAGAAGATTTGGTAAAACGAGCGAACAAGTGCAACCTGGATGA
- a CDS encoding outer membrane beta-barrel protein, protein MQQRIYKLLILFLVTLPVVTFGQKWKSYRMELTAGIGPSFMLSDVGGFQDEPDHFITDLNFKSTRASFTGNFNYHLRQDMSVLASFSYCFLHANDKYAGNEARRYRNFDINTHVYELGIMYRYYFVKEKFGHAFRLRGARSSFLSNISAYAGVGIAGFYFNPTGRGSDGKYHSLQPLGTEGQGIAGNPEKYSRFSFAIPAALGMKYALNTQINVGLELNYRFIFIDYLDDVSTNYYDNDAILSENGEMAAYLADPSSGEYPTWTHPGEKRGSPDNNDAFFTTMITFSYKILKGSSFRPRF, encoded by the coding sequence ATGCAACAAAGGATATACAAACTGTTGATCTTGTTCTTGGTAACCCTTCCAGTGGTCACCTTCGGACAAAAGTGGAAAAGCTACCGAATGGAGCTGACCGCAGGTATTGGCCCATCCTTTATGCTGAGTGACGTGGGTGGTTTTCAAGACGAACCCGATCACTTTATTACCGACCTGAACTTCAAATCTACCCGAGCTTCCTTTACTGGAAATTTCAATTATCACCTTCGTCAAGACATGTCGGTACTGGCTTCTTTTAGCTATTGCTTTTTGCATGCCAATGACAAGTATGCGGGTAACGAAGCTCGCCGCTACCGTAATTTCGACATCAATACTCATGTGTATGAATTGGGTATTATGTATCGCTACTATTTTGTAAAAGAAAAATTTGGTCACGCCTTCCGATTGAGAGGAGCTCGTTCTTCTTTCTTGTCCAATATTTCAGCTTATGCAGGAGTAGGTATCGCTGGATTTTACTTTAACCCAACAGGACGTGGTTCTGATGGCAAGTACCATTCTCTTCAGCCGCTGGGAACAGAGGGACAGGGAATTGCAGGAAATCCTGAAAAGTACAGCCGTTTTTCGTTCGCCATTCCTGCCGCATTGGGTATGAAATATGCGCTTAACACGCAAATCAACGTTGGCCTTGAGTTGAACTACCGATTTATTTTTATCGATTACCTGGATGACGTTAGTACGAACTACTACGACAACGACGCCATCCTATCTGAGAATGGAGAAATGGCTGCTTACCTGGCCGATCCAAGCTCTGGTGAATATCCTACCTGGACACACCCAGGAGAAAAACGCGGTAGTCCCGACAACAATGACGCGTTTTTTACAACGATGATCACCTTTTCATACAAGATTCTTAAGGGAAGTTCGTTCCGTCCAAGATTCTAA